The Hyalangium gracile genome has a segment encoding these proteins:
- a CDS encoding xanthine dehydrogenase family protein molybdopterin-binding subunit: protein MDKSVGKPLDRVDGRLKVTGGAKYSAEFPLQGLAHAVLVTSTIANGTITRMDTTAAEKAPGVLAVLSPEKPPKLATDSSKKQTPVDKVVHALQTRRVDYQHQPVALVVADTFERATHAAALVKVQYRADKPKANMKAAKAQAYKPANILGRPADHDHGKASEEKPDAEIDATYVTPYEHHNPMEPHATIAHWEGERLTVYDSTQGVFGTRARLAALLGLPPENVRVISKFVGGGFGSKGSVWSHTLLAALAAKAVSRPVKLVLRRDQMYGPVGYRPETEQRVQLQARKDGKLLLVRHESTSSTSTFDEFTEPCGMQTRMLYDSERIITSHRLVRLTMGTPTFTRAPGESSGTFALESALDELAYKLGMDPVELRLKNHADKDPESGKPWSSKSLKECYRVGAEKFGWARRNPVPGSMKDGRTLIGWGMATATYPARQMKATAKATLMPDGTVRVVAGSQDIGTGTYTVMTQIAADALGLPPDKVRFDLGDTQMPETPVSGGSWTASSVGSAVKRVSLALRDKAIALAVADTASPLRGSDPKQVQVENGELVSGAKKESYAALLKRQKLPSLEAQETAGPGPQSGQYSMHSFGAQFAEVRVDPDFGTVRVSRWVGAYGAGTILNAKTARNQMMGGIIMGIGMALMEESVVDTRTGRFITQDLADYHVPVNPDIPDIDVTFVPENDPYVNDIGAKGIGEIGITGVAAAIANAVYHATGKRIRALPLTLDKLLTA from the coding sequence ATGGACAAGTCCGTAGGAAAGCCGCTGGACCGGGTGGATGGGCGACTGAAGGTGACAGGCGGGGCGAAGTACTCCGCCGAGTTTCCGCTGCAGGGGCTGGCGCACGCGGTGCTCGTGACTAGCACCATCGCCAACGGCACCATCACGCGCATGGACACAACGGCCGCCGAGAAGGCGCCGGGCGTGCTCGCGGTGCTCTCGCCGGAGAAGCCTCCGAAGCTCGCCACCGATTCCAGCAAGAAGCAGACCCCCGTGGACAAGGTGGTGCACGCGCTGCAGACCAGGCGCGTGGACTACCAGCACCAGCCCGTGGCCCTGGTCGTCGCGGACACCTTCGAGCGTGCCACCCACGCCGCCGCGCTGGTGAAGGTGCAGTACCGGGCGGACAAGCCGAAGGCGAACATGAAGGCCGCCAAGGCCCAGGCGTACAAGCCGGCGAACATCCTCGGCAGGCCCGCCGACCACGATCATGGCAAGGCCTCGGAGGAGAAGCCGGACGCCGAGATCGACGCCACGTACGTGACGCCGTACGAGCACCACAACCCCATGGAGCCTCACGCCACCATCGCCCACTGGGAGGGTGAGCGCCTCACGGTGTACGACTCCACCCAGGGCGTCTTCGGCACGCGGGCGCGGCTGGCCGCGCTGCTCGGGCTGCCTCCGGAGAACGTGCGTGTCATCAGCAAGTTCGTCGGTGGTGGCTTCGGCAGCAAGGGCTCCGTGTGGTCCCACACCCTGCTCGCGGCCCTGGCGGCCAAGGCCGTCTCCCGGCCGGTGAAGCTCGTGCTCCGGCGCGACCAGATGTACGGCCCCGTGGGCTACCGCCCCGAGACGGAGCAGCGGGTGCAACTCCAGGCCCGCAAGGATGGGAAGCTGCTGCTCGTCCGTCACGAGTCGACGAGCTCGACCTCCACGTTCGATGAGTTCACCGAGCCGTGCGGCATGCAGACGCGCATGCTGTACGACAGCGAGCGCATCATCACCTCGCACCGGCTCGTGAGGCTGACCATGGGCACGCCGACGTTCACCCGCGCTCCCGGCGAGTCCTCCGGCACCTTCGCGCTCGAGTCCGCGCTGGACGAGCTGGCCTACAAGCTCGGCATGGACCCGGTGGAGCTGCGGCTCAAGAACCACGCGGACAAGGACCCCGAGTCGGGGAAGCCCTGGAGCAGCAAGTCGCTCAAGGAGTGCTACCGCGTGGGGGCCGAGAAGTTCGGCTGGGCCCGCCGCAACCCCGTCCCGGGCTCGATGAAGGACGGGAGGACCCTCATCGGCTGGGGCATGGCCACGGCCACGTACCCGGCCCGCCAGATGAAGGCCACCGCGAAGGCCACGCTCATGCCGGATGGAACCGTGCGCGTCGTCGCCGGCTCGCAGGACATCGGCACCGGCACCTATACGGTGATGACGCAGATCGCCGCGGACGCGCTGGGGCTCCCGCCGGACAAGGTCCGCTTCGATCTGGGGGATACCCAGATGCCCGAGACGCCCGTCTCGGGAGGCTCGTGGACGGCCTCCAGCGTGGGCTCGGCGGTGAAGCGCGTCTCGCTCGCGCTCCGGGACAAGGCCATCGCGCTCGCGGTGGCGGATACGGCCTCTCCGCTGCGGGGGAGCGATCCCAAGCAGGTGCAGGTGGAGAACGGCGAGCTCGTCTCGGGCGCGAAGAAGGAGAGCTATGCCGCGCTGCTCAAGCGCCAGAAGCTCCCGTCGCTCGAGGCGCAGGAGACCGCCGGGCCCGGGCCGCAGAGCGGTCAGTACTCCATGCACTCGTTCGGCGCCCAGTTCGCCGAGGTGCGGGTGGATCCGGATTTCGGAACGGTCCGGGTGAGCCGCTGGGTGGGCGCGTACGGGGCCGGGACGATCCTGAACGCGAAGACCGCCCGCAACCAGATGATGGGCGGCATCATCATGGGCATCGGCATGGCGCTGATGGAGGAGTCCGTGGTGGACACGCGGACCGGGCGCTTCATCACCCAGGATCTCGCGGACTACCACGTGCCGGTCAACCCGGACATCCCGGACATCGACGTCACGTTCGTTCCCGAGAATGACCCGTACGTGAACGACATCGGCGCCAAGGGCATCGGCGAGATCGGCATCACGGGCGTCGCCGCCGCCATCGCCAATGCCGTCTACCACGCCACGGGCAAGCGCATCCGAGCGCTGCCCCTCACGTTGGACAAGCTGCTGACGGCGTGA
- a CDS encoding FAD binding domain-containing protein — translation MRHIDYTAAQDAKGALEKLAARPTDAAPIGGGTNLVDLMKLHVQNPALLVDINGLPLGEVQEVDGGLRIGALVRNSDLANHPLVRERYPVLSEALLAGASPQVRNLATVGGNILQRPRCAYFRDTSQPCNKRAPGSGCGALEGFNRMHAVLGTSDKCIAANPSDMNVALAVLDATVHVLGPKGERKVAFGDFHLLPGAHPERETVLQPGELITHVTLPASRFAARSRYLKVRDRASFAFALTSAAVAVELDGKTIKDARVALGGVGTKPWRSREAEKALIGQPADEVRFKAAAAAALKGAKPRTHNAFKVELARRTLVRALSMVAEIA, via the coding sequence ATGCGACACATCGACTACACCGCTGCCCAGGACGCGAAGGGCGCCCTCGAGAAGCTGGCCGCCCGGCCCACGGATGCCGCGCCCATTGGCGGGGGCACCAACCTCGTGGACCTGATGAAGCTGCACGTGCAGAACCCCGCCCTCCTCGTGGACATCAACGGGCTGCCGCTCGGCGAGGTTCAGGAGGTGGACGGTGGGCTGCGCATCGGCGCGCTGGTGCGCAACAGCGATCTGGCCAACCACCCGCTCGTGCGCGAGCGCTACCCGGTGCTCTCCGAGGCCCTGCTCGCCGGGGCCTCTCCGCAGGTCCGCAACCTGGCCACCGTGGGCGGCAACATCCTCCAGCGCCCACGCTGCGCGTACTTCCGGGACACCTCACAGCCCTGCAACAAGCGCGCGCCCGGCTCCGGCTGCGGAGCGCTCGAGGGCTTCAACCGCATGCACGCGGTGCTGGGCACCAGCGACAAGTGCATCGCCGCGAACCCCTCGGACATGAACGTGGCGCTCGCGGTGCTGGATGCCACCGTGCACGTCCTCGGCCCCAAGGGCGAGCGCAAGGTCGCGTTCGGAGACTTCCACCTGCTGCCCGGCGCGCACCCCGAGCGCGAGACGGTGCTCCAGCCCGGCGAGCTCATCACCCACGTGACGCTGCCGGCCTCTCGCTTCGCAGCCCGCTCCCGCTACCTGAAGGTGAGGGACAGGGCCTCGTTCGCGTTCGCCCTCACCTCGGCGGCGGTGGCCGTCGAGCTGGACGGCAAGACCATCAAGGACGCGCGCGTGGCACTGGGCGGCGTGGGCACCAAGCCCTGGCGCTCCCGCGAGGCCGAGAAGGCCCTCATCGGCCAGCCGGCGGACGAGGTGCGCTTCAAGGCCGCCGCCGCCGCCGCGCTGAAGGGCGCCAAGCCTCGGACGCACAACGCATTCAAGGTCGAACTCGCCAGGCGCACGCTCGTGCGTGCCCTGTCGATGGTTGCTGAAATCGCCTGA
- a CDS encoding (2Fe-2S)-binding protein codes for MSDPKQPPHDDGAPGGTPGFLEDGKVTRREFVGTAVVGGALLATGLLSLPGTAEASPLPPGIEGPPVPPVPIKLQVNGKEHALEVEPRVTLLDALREQLQLTGTKKGCDMGQCGACTVLVDGRRVNSCLTLAVMQQGRKITTIEGLAQGDQLHPMQQSFLAHDGFQCGYCTPGQIMSAVGFASEPWGQTDADIREGMCGNICRCGAYPHIVAAVRDGRGKKA; via the coding sequence ATGTCCGACCCGAAGCAGCCTCCCCACGACGATGGCGCGCCTGGCGGCACGCCAGGATTCCTCGAAGATGGCAAGGTGACCCGACGCGAGTTCGTCGGCACCGCGGTGGTGGGCGGGGCCCTGCTCGCCACCGGCCTCCTCTCCCTGCCCGGCACCGCCGAGGCGAGCCCTCTGCCCCCGGGCATCGAGGGCCCCCCGGTTCCCCCCGTTCCCATCAAGCTCCAGGTCAACGGCAAGGAGCACGCGCTCGAGGTCGAGCCGCGCGTCACCCTGCTCGATGCGCTCCGGGAGCAGCTCCAGCTCACCGGCACGAAGAAGGGCTGCGACATGGGCCAGTGCGGCGCGTGCACCGTGCTCGTGGACGGTCGCCGCGTGAACTCGTGCCTCACGCTCGCGGTGATGCAGCAGGGCAGGAAGATCACCACCATCGAGGGGCTCGCACAGGGCGATCAGCTCCACCCGATGCAGCAGTCCTTCCTCGCCCACGACGGCTTCCAGTGTGGCTACTGCACGCCGGGGCAGATCATGAGCGCGGTGGGCTTCGCCAGCGAGCCCTGGGGCCAGACCGACGCGGACATCCGCGAGGGCATGTGCGGCAACATCTGCCGCTGCGGCGCCTACCCCCACATCGTGGCCGCCGTCCGTGACGGACGCGGCAAGAAGGCCTGA
- a CDS encoding Uma2 family endonuclease: MTGPHGELPRTVCEVFSPSTETLDRTRKMGSYAREDVQHLWLVDPRLSLLEVYWLEAGRWSRLGARQGTLAVRAEPFEALALELGLLWER, encoded by the coding sequence GTGACAGGCCCCCACGGCGAACTGCCTCGTACGGTATGCGAAGTGTTCTCGCCCTCCACCGAGACGCTGGATCGGACCCGGAAGATGGGCTCGTACGCGCGCGAGGACGTCCAGCACCTGTGGCTCGTGGATCCGCGGCTGAGCCTGCTGGAGGTGTATTGGCTGGAGGCCGGGCGTTGGTCACGGCTGGGCGCTCGCCAGGGCACCCTCGCCGTACGTGCCGAGCCCTTTGAAGCCCTCGCCCTGGAGCTGGGCCTCCTGTGGGAGCGCTGA
- a CDS encoding Imm52 family immunity protein yields the protein MHGESYYVGAYWGVRQESVHTCAQRAELFLHMLARCDPSLGQWFRKGRAARGSPGHPVRIDDRGELETLLLRGRNRTDEDKEVIEDLGFSLELWNQSPDSKATKLRVTCGSYSEWVNNVCLLDLPWQGAAAERMLTTPVLVQMLECMVTAWEPDWGIVSTQYAMDLIPKAQKEESRVGWMTYFARRRGTVPPLPAPVSIKPVGTSGTLVVLTPERFTAANSEHIALGLRVRELLDRAGVLMQRAS from the coding sequence ATGCACGGAGAGTCCTACTACGTGGGGGCTTATTGGGGGGTGAGACAGGAGAGCGTCCATACGTGCGCTCAGCGTGCGGAGCTCTTCCTCCACATGTTGGCCCGCTGTGATCCATCGCTGGGGCAGTGGTTCCGCAAAGGCCGCGCGGCGCGCGGCTCCCCGGGCCACCCGGTGCGGATAGATGACCGAGGGGAGTTGGAGACGCTGCTCCTGCGAGGCAGAAACCGGACGGATGAGGATAAGGAGGTGATCGAAGACCTCGGGTTCAGCCTCGAGCTCTGGAACCAGTCGCCGGATTCCAAGGCGACGAAGCTACGAGTCACCTGTGGCAGCTACAGCGAGTGGGTCAACAATGTCTGCTTGTTGGACCTGCCATGGCAGGGTGCGGCGGCGGAGCGGATGCTCACCACCCCGGTGTTGGTTCAGATGTTGGAATGCATGGTCACGGCCTGGGAGCCTGATTGGGGAATTGTCAGCACCCAGTACGCCATGGACCTCATTCCCAAGGCTCAGAAGGAAGAGTCGCGCGTGGGGTGGATGACGTACTTCGCGCGGCGCCGCGGCACCGTCCCCCCGCTCCCCGCTCCCGTGAGCATCAAGCCAGTGGGAACATCGGGCACTCTCGTCGTCCTGACGCCCGAACGCTTCACAGCCGCAAACTCCGAACACATTGCCCTGGGTCTTCGCGTGCGCGAGCTGCTGGATCGCGCCGGAGTGCTGATGCAGCGCGCATCCTGA
- a CDS encoding Tox-REase-5 domain-containing protein, whose protein sequence is MSPGSGTRSVPSSKPLSWDSKPFGALGSKLPVLSLTAEGALTIEQVLVPGGSATAALGTGAGAVYVLMAAEGAPREGDSPEAGTEPGAWKHKKFAGSERARRYQEQITGRSADDVYFVGKVEYDGFEAGILREAKAEGYLEFFEKNGQPKPWYVSSGNFKELISQAQNQVRAARGIPLQWHVAERELVGILRRHFAQAGIENIQVIFTPPIP, encoded by the coding sequence TTGAGTCCTGGCAGCGGCACGAGGAGCGTCCCCTCCTCAAAGCCGCTTAGCTGGGATTCCAAACCATTCGGTGCTCTAGGGTCGAAGCTGCCAGTGCTGTCGCTGACGGCGGAAGGAGCCTTGACGATCGAGCAGGTGTTGGTGCCCGGAGGCTCCGCGACGGCCGCGCTGGGGACAGGCGCGGGTGCCGTCTATGTCCTCATGGCTGCCGAGGGAGCTCCGAGGGAGGGTGACAGCCCCGAGGCCGGGACAGAGCCTGGGGCATGGAAGCACAAGAAGTTCGCGGGCTCGGAACGAGCCAGGCGCTATCAGGAGCAGATCACCGGACGCTCCGCGGATGACGTCTACTTCGTTGGAAAGGTGGAGTACGACGGGTTCGAGGCGGGCATTCTCCGGGAGGCCAAGGCGGAAGGCTACCTCGAGTTCTTCGAGAAGAATGGACAACCCAAGCCGTGGTACGTGAGTTCAGGAAACTTCAAGGAGCTGATCAGCCAGGCTCAGAATCAGGTGAGGGCGGCCCGGGGTATCCCGCTCCAATGGCATGTGGCTGAACGCGAGCTGGTCGGGATTCTCCGCAGGCACTTCGCTCAAGCAGGTATCGAGAACATCCAGGTCATCTTCACTCCGCCAATACCCTGA
- a CDS encoding membrane dipeptidase: MQRLLRHAYPSLLSLGLTLVLLPSCAPVEEESAPQELGTSAQGVGVPGFADLHHHMFAEEAFGGGWFHGSYTGTLNRCDGGMPESSHARVRMDLSSMLNLCPNSGGVDLSTNPLLAALFGIGGAVGSEFIGKIEGTQGDTGLHMGRREVPSEWPRWDTIGHQQSWEGWLRQAHTGGLSLVVVSLVSNEFLCKALPYQNLKRPCDEMADIEAQVQMARAFDARTDWVEIALTPAHARQIISSGRMAMVLSIETSKLFGTKDWRAELDRFYNLGVRSLQPVHQLDNRFSGAAPHNAIFQAAEFLENCHIDFDCGITTGAFTLGFDVNSACRNVKGLTADGKALVQAMMNKGMLVDIAHMSERSVQDTYAIAQANTYYPLIISHGHFREVMNPKLADDEKTTPAWVVRYLRQTGGIFGLRTAHDETLTYTKSGVPNNCQGSTRSLAQAYEFGRQGLKVPMALGGDLNGFIQQTRPRFGPNGACSAGFQAEADAQAYQQTITAPGRLGTEFDEKGLAHIGLEPDLVRDLKRVGANTTALENSAEAFIRTWERATSVRTGMADPANDIDTSGILPYVSKETREAQYPTVCGAAYAPDSKVLGQGCRFDGECQSDQCTSVLCATFDGRCVCNDDGDCGSASYCQEEAPGPGDNDCKPKKANWDSCSRDGQCQSGACGGCANLTGWCYTPRSKAYGQACKADRECTTDRCSADCYINPTGSCLCDSDSHCATNQYCGWGTNSGKCQNKKSRGAACASDRECLSDKCRWSFTCA; encoded by the coding sequence ATGCAGCGACTTCTCCGCCACGCGTATCCGAGCCTCCTGAGCCTCGGGCTGACGCTCGTCCTCCTCCCGAGCTGTGCTCCCGTGGAAGAAGAGTCGGCTCCCCAGGAGCTGGGGACGAGCGCGCAGGGGGTGGGCGTTCCGGGCTTCGCGGATCTGCACCACCACATGTTCGCCGAGGAGGCCTTTGGTGGCGGGTGGTTCCACGGCAGCTACACGGGCACGCTGAACCGCTGTGACGGCGGCATGCCGGAGAGCAGCCATGCCCGGGTGCGCATGGACCTGAGCAGCATGCTGAACCTGTGCCCGAACTCGGGCGGGGTGGACCTGAGCACCAACCCGCTGCTGGCGGCGCTGTTCGGCATCGGTGGCGCGGTGGGCTCGGAGTTCATCGGGAAGATCGAGGGCACGCAGGGCGACACGGGCCTGCACATGGGGCGGCGCGAGGTGCCCTCCGAGTGGCCTCGCTGGGACACCATCGGCCACCAGCAGTCGTGGGAGGGCTGGCTGCGCCAGGCGCACACCGGTGGGCTGAGCCTGGTGGTGGTCTCGCTGGTGAGCAACGAGTTCCTCTGCAAGGCGCTGCCGTACCAGAACCTCAAGCGGCCCTGTGACGAGATGGCGGACATCGAGGCGCAGGTGCAGATGGCGCGGGCCTTCGATGCGCGCACGGACTGGGTGGAGATCGCGCTCACGCCGGCGCACGCCCGGCAGATCATCTCCTCGGGCCGGATGGCGATGGTGCTCTCCATCGAGACGAGCAAGCTGTTCGGGACGAAGGACTGGCGGGCGGAGCTGGACCGCTTCTACAACCTGGGCGTGCGCTCGTTGCAGCCGGTGCACCAGCTGGACAACCGCTTCTCGGGCGCGGCGCCGCACAACGCCATCTTCCAGGCCGCCGAGTTCCTGGAGAACTGCCACATCGACTTCGACTGCGGCATCACGACGGGCGCGTTCACGCTGGGCTTCGACGTGAACTCCGCGTGCCGCAACGTGAAGGGGCTGACGGCGGACGGCAAGGCGCTGGTCCAGGCGATGATGAACAAGGGCATGCTCGTGGACATCGCGCACATGTCCGAGCGCAGCGTGCAGGACACGTACGCCATCGCGCAGGCCAACACGTACTACCCGCTGATCATCTCCCACGGCCACTTCCGCGAGGTGATGAACCCGAAGCTGGCGGACGACGAGAAGACGACGCCGGCGTGGGTGGTGCGCTACCTGCGGCAGACGGGCGGCATCTTCGGCCTGCGCACCGCGCATGACGAGACGCTCACGTACACGAAGTCCGGCGTGCCCAACAACTGCCAGGGCTCCACGCGCTCGCTGGCGCAGGCGTACGAGTTCGGCCGCCAGGGGCTGAAGGTGCCCATGGCGCTGGGAGGCGATCTCAACGGCTTCATCCAGCAGACGCGGCCGCGCTTCGGGCCGAACGGGGCGTGCTCGGCGGGCTTCCAGGCCGAGGCGGACGCCCAGGCCTACCAGCAGACGATCACCGCTCCGGGCCGGCTGGGGACGGAGTTCGACGAGAAGGGCCTGGCGCACATCGGCCTGGAGCCGGACCTGGTGCGGGACCTGAAGCGGGTGGGGGCGAACACCACGGCGCTGGAGAACTCGGCCGAAGCCTTCATCCGCACGTGGGAGCGCGCCACCTCGGTGCGCACGGGCATGGCGGATCCGGCCAACGACATCGACACCAGCGGCATCCTCCCCTACGTGTCGAAGGAGACGCGCGAGGCGCAGTACCCCACGGTGTGCGGAGCGGCGTACGCGCCGGACTCGAAGGTGCTGGGGCAGGGCTGCCGCTTCGACGGAGAGTGCCAGAGCGACCAGTGCACCTCGGTGCTGTGCGCGACCTTCGATGGGCGATGCGTGTGCAATGACGATGGGGACTGCGGCTCGGCGAGCTACTGCCAGGAGGAGGCGCCGGGCCCTGGCGACAACGACTGCAAGCCGAAGAAGGCGAACTGGGACTCGTGCAGCCGGGATGGGCAGTGCCAGTCCGGGGCGTGCGGTGGCTGCGCGAACCTGACGGGGTGGTGCTACACGCCGCGCTCCAAGGCGTACGGGCAGGCGTGCAAGGCGGATCGCGAGTGCACCACGGACCGGTGCAGCGCGGACTGCTACATCAACCCGACGGGTTCGTGCCTGTGCGACAGCGACTCGCACTGCGCCACGAACCAGTACTGCGGCTGGGGGACGAACTCGGGCAAGTGCCAGAACAAGAAGTCCCGCGGCGCGGCGTGCGCGTCGGACCGTGAGTGCCTGTCGGACAAGTGCCGCTGGTCATTCACCTGCGCGTGA
- a CDS encoding PrsW family intramembrane metalloprotease — protein MSVLVLGGSAVVPSLLLLWYVYARDKNPEPRGMLLKTFLLGALICIPVVPVAMLLEGMGQGMAGDMWGSAFVKGVLGAAIPEELFKFLVLRAYVWRKHHFDEPLDGVVYGATASLGFATLENILYVGEHGVGVAVLRAVTAVPGHAFTGVVMGAFLGRARFAEPEQRTGLLWAGLGAAIFLHGAYDVFLFTGSGYAFLALLVLFIEVHWGRRLYKTLQAEQQVASPAMAAGPLVAGSVVMAERVVVTPGGMMAGGVEAAMTVRVTEPPAYALRRARPERTLWSWLKLAMGGLGLSLCGIWWLAVAAALFLPDTSGEPLSTGGKVGLVLFSAIPTLICLAIFRSGLRGPFVSTPD, from the coding sequence ATGTCCGTGCTCGTGCTGGGGGGTTCCGCGGTCGTCCCGTCGCTGCTGCTGCTCTGGTACGTCTACGCGAGGGACAAGAACCCCGAGCCCCGGGGCATGCTGCTGAAGACGTTCCTGCTCGGCGCGCTCATCTGCATCCCCGTGGTGCCCGTGGCGATGCTGCTCGAGGGCATGGGGCAGGGGATGGCCGGGGACATGTGGGGCAGCGCCTTCGTGAAGGGCGTGCTGGGCGCCGCCATCCCCGAGGAGCTCTTCAAGTTCCTCGTGCTGCGCGCGTACGTGTGGCGCAAGCACCACTTCGACGAGCCGCTGGACGGCGTCGTCTACGGCGCCACGGCCTCGCTGGGCTTCGCCACCCTGGAGAACATCCTCTATGTGGGGGAGCACGGCGTGGGCGTCGCCGTGCTGCGCGCCGTCACCGCCGTGCCGGGGCACGCCTTCACCGGCGTGGTGATGGGAGCGTTCCTGGGGCGCGCGCGGTTCGCGGAGCCGGAGCAGCGCACCGGGCTGCTCTGGGCGGGGCTCGGCGCGGCCATCTTCCTGCACGGCGCCTATGACGTCTTCCTGTTCACGGGCTCGGGCTATGCCTTCCTGGCGCTCCTGGTCCTCTTCATCGAGGTTCACTGGGGGCGGCGGCTGTACAAGACGCTGCAGGCCGAGCAGCAGGTGGCCAGTCCAGCCATGGCGGCGGGGCCGCTGGTGGCTGGCTCGGTGGTGATGGCGGAGCGGGTGGTCGTCACGCCCGGGGGCATGATGGCGGGCGGAGTGGAGGCCGCGATGACCGTGCGCGTCACGGAGCCGCCGGCGTACGCCCTCCGGCGCGCTCGGCCCGAGCGCACCCTCTGGTCCTGGCTCAAGCTGGCGATGGGCGGCCTGGGCTTGTCGCTGTGCGGCATCTGGTGGCTGGCGGTGGCCGCGGCCCTCTTCCTTCCGGACACGTCCGGGGAGCCGCTCTCCACGGGAGGCAAGGTGGGGCTGGTCCTCTTCTCCGCCATCCCCACGCTGATCTGCCTGGCGATCTTCCGCTCAGGCCTGCGTGGACCCTTCGTGTCGACACCCGATTAG
- a CDS encoding sensor histidine kinase, which translates to MSTPPEVSPDYLRRELDSLRRIGGFGMFLLLIFQFWGQWRVVGVLAAVLLVVGISNTLVVQWVWRRVGYPWAETVRLGVSALSFLILGPLVKWSVLLWIYVPFNMLWFEGEGRWERLRALAYLVFVDAVALLGGCDPLLPVAFTVLAAIAFQVADRRTALHQIMLRRVLVQQEQLQKAHERALEQEKLSSLGMMAAGVAHEINNPMSFVTSNVSSLYKELQRQPGLPGPLQEYVTEVLPETLDGIRRVNAIVSDLRRFSRGDAEIPTEYDLNEEARAALRIAHGQLGHCKVEADLGELSKVVGRPRQIAQVLVNLLVNAGQATGPGGRVQLTTRQEGDQVRMEVRDTGSGMSPEVLSRLFQPFFTTKPLGMGTGLGLAVVHGIVTAHGGRVAVRSKPGEGSCFTVYLPLQPPAEKAVSSGA; encoded by the coding sequence ATGAGCACGCCTCCAGAAGTCAGCCCCGACTACCTCCGCCGTGAACTCGACTCCCTGCGGAGGATTGGCGGGTTCGGCATGTTCCTGCTGCTCATCTTCCAGTTCTGGGGGCAGTGGCGGGTGGTGGGCGTGCTCGCGGCGGTGTTGTTGGTGGTGGGCATCAGCAACACGCTGGTCGTCCAGTGGGTGTGGCGCAGGGTGGGGTACCCGTGGGCCGAGACGGTGCGGCTGGGCGTGAGCGCGCTGTCCTTCTTGATCCTGGGCCCCCTGGTGAAGTGGTCCGTCCTGCTCTGGATCTACGTGCCCTTCAACATGCTCTGGTTCGAGGGAGAGGGGCGGTGGGAGCGCCTGCGGGCCCTGGCCTACCTGGTCTTCGTCGACGCGGTGGCGCTGCTGGGGGGATGCGATCCCCTGCTGCCCGTGGCCTTCACGGTGCTGGCGGCCATCGCGTTCCAGGTGGCGGACCGGCGGACGGCCCTGCACCAGATCATGCTGCGGCGGGTGCTGGTGCAGCAGGAGCAGCTGCAGAAGGCGCACGAGCGCGCCCTGGAGCAGGAGAAGCTCTCCAGCCTGGGCATGATGGCCGCGGGCGTCGCGCACGAGATCAACAACCCGATGAGCTTCGTCACCAGCAACGTCAGCTCGCTCTACAAGGAGCTGCAGCGGCAGCCGGGCCTGCCGGGCCCGCTCCAGGAGTACGTGACGGAGGTGCTGCCGGAGACGCTGGACGGCATCCGCCGGGTGAACGCCATCGTGTCGGATCTGCGGCGCTTCTCCCGAGGCGATGCGGAGATCCCCACCGAGTACGATCTGAACGAGGAGGCGCGCGCGGCGCTGCGCATCGCCCACGGGCAGCTCGGCCATTGCAAGGTGGAGGCGGACCTGGGAGAGCTGAGCAAGGTGGTGGGGCGGCCGAGGCAGATCGCCCAGGTGCTGGTGAACCTGCTGGTGAACGCCGGGCAGGCCACCGGGCCGGGCGGGCGGGTCCAGCTCACCACGCGGCAGGAGGGAGACCAGGTGCGGATGGAGGTGCGGGACACGGGCTCGGGCATGTCGCCGGAGGTGCTCTCCCGGCTCTTCCAGCCGTTCTTCACCACCAAGCCGCTGGGGATGGGCACCGGGCTGGGGCTGGCGGTGGTGCACGGCATCGTCACCGCGCATGGAGGCCGCGTCGCGGTGCGGAGCAAGCCCGGCGAGGGCTCCTGCTTCACCGTCTACCTGCCGCTGCAGCCGCCGGCCGAGAAGGCCGTGTCCAGCGGCGCCTGA